In Musa acuminata AAA Group cultivar baxijiao chromosome BXJ3-11, Cavendish_Baxijiao_AAA, whole genome shotgun sequence, one DNA window encodes the following:
- the LOC135652504 gene encoding probable polygalacturonase isoform X1, whose amino-acid sequence MGSFLAFVPLLLLLSLRFLLLLSHIRNPTSSSSSSILCCWNSLILAFCCPLSQGGIHEEAKAIVILILAVADAIEASGSSDGYCNYKHISTSRPHSVTITEFGAVGDGLTLNTVAFQNAVFYLRSFADKGGAQLYVPQGRWLTGSFNLTSHLTLFLEQDAIIIGSQDSSQWPIVESLPSYGQGLDLPGARHRSLINGYNLTDVVITGDNGTIDGQGLIWWEWFSSQSLNYSRPHLLELVNCNDIVVSNLTFLNSPAWSIHPVYCRNVEIQNITIHASSDSPYTNGIVPDSCSNLCIEDCSIDVGHDAIALKSGWDNYGISYGMPSTYIHISKVHLQTPLGSALAFGSEMSGGISFIYVEHLHIDNSLTGINFKTTRGRGGFIEDIVVSNVEMENVHEAFRFTGHCGGHPNDEYDPDALPKIKQVTLKNIVGTNISTAGFFSGIENDPFTAICLSNIALSITSDPSNSWSCSNVSGYSESVFPDPCSDLNSNSSFSCFSLDFTAAAEA is encoded by the exons ATGGGCAGCTTCCTGGCTTTTGTaccactcctcctcctcctctccctgcGCTTCCTCCTATTGCTCTCTCACATCAGGAatcctacttcttcttcttcttcttcaatcctCTGCTGTTGGAACAGCTTGATTCTGGCCTTCTGTTGCCCCTTGTCTCAAGGGGGGATTCATGAAGAGGCTA AGGCAATTGTGATACTAATTTTAGCTGTCGCGGACGCCATTGAAGCCAGTGGAAGCAGTGATGGCTACTGCAACTACAAGCACATCTCGACGTCAAGGCCACACAGTGTGACCATCACGGAGTTTGGAGCGGTCGGAGATGGACTTACTCTGAACACAGTGGCCTTTCAGAATGCAGTGTTCTATTTGAGGTCATTTGCCGACAAAGGAGGTGCTCAGCTCTATGTGCCTCAGGGGAGATGGCTCACTGGAAGCTTCAATCTCACCAGTCATCTCACGCTCTTCCTGGAGCAAGATGCCATTATAATCGGCAGTCAG GATTCATCACAATGGCCTATTGTTGAGTCCTTACCCTCTTATGGTCAAGGATTAGATCTACCCGGTGCAAGGCATCGCAGCTTGATAAATGGATATAACTTGACTGATGTAGTGATAACAG GTGATAATGGCACCATCGATGGACAAGGTCTTATTTGGTGGGAGTGGTTTTCCTCACAATCTCTGAACTATAGCCGTCCTCACCTTCTCGAACTAGTGAATTGTAATGATATCGTGGTTTCAAATTTGACTTTCTTGAATTCCCCTGCCTGGAGCATTCATCCTGTCTACTGCAG AAATGTTGAGATTCAGAACATAACAAttcatgcttcgtccgattctccaTATACAAATGGCATAGTACCAG ATTCTTGCTCCAATTTATGCATTGAAGACTGCAGCATTGATGTCGGACATGATGCGATTGCCCTTAAAAGTGGTTGGGACAACTATGGCATCTCTTATGGCATGCCTTCGACATATATCCATATCAGCAAAGTCCATCTGCAGACACCCCTCGGTTCTGCTCTCGCTTTTGGCAGTGAGATGTCAGGTGGAATCTCATTCATATATGTCGAGCATCTCCATATCGACAATTCGTTAACCGGCATAAATTTCAAGACCACAAGAGGGCGAGGTGGCTTCATCGAAGACATAGTTGTATCAAATGTCGAGATGGAGAACGTGCATGAGGCATTTCGGTTCACCGGTCACTGTGGTGGCCATCCAAATGATGAGTATGATCCAGATGCTCTCCCGAAGATTAAGCAGGTCACACTCAAGAACATTGTTGGAACCAACATATCCACCGCCGGATTCTTCTCAGGAATTGAAAATGATCCCTTCACCGCTATCTGTCTTTCAAATATCGCACTGTCCATTACATCAGATCCTTCTAATTCTTGGTCATGTTCTAATGTCTCTGGATATTCTGAATCAGTCTTCCCTGATCCATGCTCTGATCTCAACTCGAATTCTTCATTCTCTTGCTTCTCCCTTGACTTCACTGCTGCCGCAGAAGCCTGA
- the LOC135652504 gene encoding probable polygalacturonase isoform X2 translates to MKRLVKAIVILILAVADAIEASGSSDGYCNYKHISTSRPHSVTITEFGAVGDGLTLNTVAFQNAVFYLRSFADKGGAQLYVPQGRWLTGSFNLTSHLTLFLEQDAIIIGSQDSSQWPIVESLPSYGQGLDLPGARHRSLINGYNLTDVVITGDNGTIDGQGLIWWEWFSSQSLNYSRPHLLELVNCNDIVVSNLTFLNSPAWSIHPVYCRNVEIQNITIHASSDSPYTNGIVPDSCSNLCIEDCSIDVGHDAIALKSGWDNYGISYGMPSTYIHISKVHLQTPLGSALAFGSEMSGGISFIYVEHLHIDNSLTGINFKTTRGRGGFIEDIVVSNVEMENVHEAFRFTGHCGGHPNDEYDPDALPKIKQVTLKNIVGTNISTAGFFSGIENDPFTAICLSNIALSITSDPSNSWSCSNVSGYSESVFPDPCSDLNSNSSFSCFSLDFTAAAEA, encoded by the exons ATGAAGAGGCTAGTAA AGGCAATTGTGATACTAATTTTAGCTGTCGCGGACGCCATTGAAGCCAGTGGAAGCAGTGATGGCTACTGCAACTACAAGCACATCTCGACGTCAAGGCCACACAGTGTGACCATCACGGAGTTTGGAGCGGTCGGAGATGGACTTACTCTGAACACAGTGGCCTTTCAGAATGCAGTGTTCTATTTGAGGTCATTTGCCGACAAAGGAGGTGCTCAGCTCTATGTGCCTCAGGGGAGATGGCTCACTGGAAGCTTCAATCTCACCAGTCATCTCACGCTCTTCCTGGAGCAAGATGCCATTATAATCGGCAGTCAG GATTCATCACAATGGCCTATTGTTGAGTCCTTACCCTCTTATGGTCAAGGATTAGATCTACCCGGTGCAAGGCATCGCAGCTTGATAAATGGATATAACTTGACTGATGTAGTGATAACAG GTGATAATGGCACCATCGATGGACAAGGTCTTATTTGGTGGGAGTGGTTTTCCTCACAATCTCTGAACTATAGCCGTCCTCACCTTCTCGAACTAGTGAATTGTAATGATATCGTGGTTTCAAATTTGACTTTCTTGAATTCCCCTGCCTGGAGCATTCATCCTGTCTACTGCAG AAATGTTGAGATTCAGAACATAACAAttcatgcttcgtccgattctccaTATACAAATGGCATAGTACCAG ATTCTTGCTCCAATTTATGCATTGAAGACTGCAGCATTGATGTCGGACATGATGCGATTGCCCTTAAAAGTGGTTGGGACAACTATGGCATCTCTTATGGCATGCCTTCGACATATATCCATATCAGCAAAGTCCATCTGCAGACACCCCTCGGTTCTGCTCTCGCTTTTGGCAGTGAGATGTCAGGTGGAATCTCATTCATATATGTCGAGCATCTCCATATCGACAATTCGTTAACCGGCATAAATTTCAAGACCACAAGAGGGCGAGGTGGCTTCATCGAAGACATAGTTGTATCAAATGTCGAGATGGAGAACGTGCATGAGGCATTTCGGTTCACCGGTCACTGTGGTGGCCATCCAAATGATGAGTATGATCCAGATGCTCTCCCGAAGATTAAGCAGGTCACACTCAAGAACATTGTTGGAACCAACATATCCACCGCCGGATTCTTCTCAGGAATTGAAAATGATCCCTTCACCGCTATCTGTCTTTCAAATATCGCACTGTCCATTACATCAGATCCTTCTAATTCTTGGTCATGTTCTAATGTCTCTGGATATTCTGAATCAGTCTTCCCTGATCCATGCTCTGATCTCAACTCGAATTCTTCATTCTCTTGCTTCTCCCTTGACTTCACTGCTGCCGCAGAAGCCTGA
- the LOC103971416 gene encoding agamous-like MADS-box protein AGL65, producing the protein MLKFSLAFKCVSLKLESLEVLKKTFKKLDHDVDIQEFLGSSTQTVEEITNHWSSLHGQLLDVQKRLSNWADPDKIDNINHITTMEQSLKESLGQIQVHKENFGKQLISVDYSGQNDIHPSTGLGCEQGASPVSWLHINDDQQLMLPQDANLLPWSNIREKSWLMAGVFSKYKLNPLLRTISRQLAIRNGTIEYWYDRCVFL; encoded by the exons ATGCTCAAATTCTCATTGGCTTTTAAATGTGTTTCTTT AAAGTTGGAGAGTCTTGAA GTTCTGAAGAAAACATTCAAGAAGTTGGACCACGATGTTGATATCCAAGAGTTCCTTGGTTCCAG CACCCAAACGGTTGAG GAGATAACTAATCACTGGTCGTCATTGCATGGTCAACTATTAGATGTACAAAAAAGACTCAG CAATTGGGCTGACCCAGACAAGATTGATAACATAAACCATATTACCACAATGGAACAATCTCTTAAGGAATCTCTTGGCCAAATTCAAGTGCATAAG GAGAACTTTGGAAAGCAACTTATTTCTGTAGATTACAGTGGCCAG AATGACATCCATCCATCCACAGGATTAGGCTGTGAGCAAGGAGCCTCACCCGTTTCATGGCTTCATATCAATGATGATCAGCAATTGATGCTTCCACAAGATGCTAATCTGCTACCTTGGAG CAATATTAGAGAAAAGAGCTGGCTGATGGCAGGAGTCTTCAGTAAATACAAACTTAATCCATTGCTTCGAACAATATCTAGGCAACTGGCGATACGAAATGGAACCATAGAGTACTGGTATGATCGTTGTGTATTCCTGTAA